A section of the Bradyrhizobium oligotrophicum S58 genome encodes:
- a CDS encoding acyl-CoA synthetase translates to MTSPLIFLDGTARAREEVLSNAARAASGLHACGVSEGDTVAVLLRNDFAFVEATHAAALIGAYCVPINWHGRAQEVGYILGDAKPKVLVAHADLLAAVRSELGEALRGILVLSVPTPPELVRQFGVQPGAEEPVGSDRCWPAWLADFQPWSGAPPRSRATLIYTSGTTGNPKGVKREPATVEQAKAYGELMRAVYGIAPGVRVLIGGPLYHASPNACLRQAIAQAEIIAFQSKFEPEETLALIERERITHAVMVPTMFVRLMRLPEQTRRRYDVSSLRWVIHTGAPCAPEIKQALMDWWGPVIYETYGGTEVGAVMLSTPDDWLAHPGSVGRLTPGARIALYGENGKPVAPGEVGEIYVRQDSLADFVYLNDEAKRKSVERDGLISVGDVGYLKNGRLYLCDRRSDMVISAGVNIYPAEIESALIQCPGVRDCAVFGIPDDEFGESLAAAIEPEPGSELTTEQVRDYLSERIAKYKVPRRIDFHGALPREESGKIFKRRLKEPFWKDTGRRI, encoded by the coding sequence ATGACATCGCCACTGATTTTTCTCGATGGAACGGCTCGCGCGCGCGAAGAGGTGCTGAGCAATGCCGCACGTGCGGCCAGCGGGCTGCATGCTTGCGGAGTCTCCGAGGGCGACACTGTTGCGGTCCTGCTGCGCAACGACTTCGCTTTTGTCGAGGCGACCCACGCCGCTGCGTTGATCGGCGCCTATTGCGTGCCGATCAATTGGCACGGCCGGGCGCAGGAGGTCGGTTATATCCTTGGGGATGCGAAGCCCAAGGTCCTGGTGGCTCATGCCGATCTGCTCGCGGCGGTGCGCAGCGAACTCGGGGAGGCCTTGCGCGGCATTCTGGTGCTGAGCGTACCGACGCCGCCCGAGCTCGTTCGGCAATTCGGCGTTCAACCAGGTGCCGAGGAGCCGGTGGGATCGGACCGCTGCTGGCCGGCTTGGCTGGCGGATTTCCAGCCCTGGAGCGGTGCCCCGCCGCGCAGCCGCGCGACGCTGATCTACACGTCCGGTACGACGGGGAACCCGAAAGGCGTGAAGCGCGAGCCTGCGACGGTTGAGCAGGCCAAGGCGTATGGAGAGCTGATGCGCGCCGTCTACGGCATCGCGCCCGGCGTGCGCGTGTTGATCGGGGGTCCACTCTACCATGCGTCACCGAACGCCTGTTTGCGTCAGGCCATCGCACAGGCCGAGATCATCGCGTTCCAATCCAAATTCGAGCCGGAAGAAACGTTGGCGCTGATCGAGCGGGAAAGGATCACGCATGCGGTGATGGTTCCCACCATGTTCGTCCGCCTGATGCGTCTGCCGGAACAGACCCGCCGCCGATACGATGTGAGCTCTCTGCGATGGGTGATCCACACGGGCGCGCCCTGTGCGCCGGAGATCAAGCAGGCCCTGATGGACTGGTGGGGGCCGGTCATCTACGAGACCTATGGCGGAACGGAGGTCGGAGCGGTGATGCTGAGCACGCCGGACGATTGGCTGGCTCATCCCGGCAGCGTCGGGCGGCTCACGCCGGGCGCCCGGATTGCGCTGTACGGAGAAAACGGTAAGCCGGTCGCGCCGGGCGAGGTGGGCGAGATCTACGTTCGTCAGGACTCGCTGGCGGATTTCGTCTACCTCAACGACGAGGCCAAGCGAAAATCGGTCGAGCGCGACGGCCTGATCAGTGTCGGCGACGTCGGTTATCTCAAGAACGGCCGGCTGTATCTGTGCGATCGGCGGTCGGACATGGTGATTTCGGCGGGCGTCAATATCTATCCGGCGGAGATCGAATCGGCTCTGATTCAATGTCCTGGAGTGCGCGATTGTGCTGTGTTCGGCATTCCCGACGATGAGTTCGGCGAGTCGCTGGCTGCCGCAATCGAGCCTGAACCGGGCAGCGAACTCACGACCGAGCAGGTTCGCGACTATCTGTCCGAACGTATCGCCAAATACAAGGTGCCGCGCCGGATCGATTTCCATGGAGCTCTTCCTCGCGAGGAAAGCGGGAAGATTTTCAAGCGCCGGCTCAAGGAACCCTTCTGGAAGGACACGGGCCGGCGCATCTGA
- a CDS encoding helix-turn-helix domain-containing protein: MSYGPVRSISVMHRRFTSPDEWHSAIEPHFAGSRYTRRAHSFSVWGRLERLCDALLVDNYVAASGLGPANDTYGFSIDPTETGSCFILLQRFGSAFVKQSDRATELRAGEWAIFDASVPTSFLIPDGSRTIGVTVSHRYCEHWPRTQLGGTRLERSAESRVALSMISEALGSAEWPNLRVQASMEVLFMDAVEASLPASAAKRSAFIPNAAKIDQVRQAIEVQLSNPDLGPDGIGRSVGLSRRSLYRLVRRINQTPMGLVQELRLARAARLLRDRAEEPQSITDVSYLVGFVDPAHFSRVFRARYGQSPRQWSSSRTDGQAPAR, translated from the coding sequence ATGTCCTATGGCCCCGTCCGTTCGATTTCCGTGATGCACCGGCGCTTCACGTCGCCGGACGAGTGGCACTCCGCTATCGAGCCGCACTTCGCGGGAAGCCGCTACACGAGGCGGGCGCATTCGTTCTCCGTGTGGGGACGACTTGAGCGACTGTGCGATGCACTGCTGGTTGACAACTATGTCGCCGCATCTGGACTGGGCCCCGCCAACGACACGTACGGATTTTCGATCGATCCGACCGAGACGGGAAGCTGCTTTATTTTGCTGCAGCGATTCGGAAGCGCATTCGTGAAGCAGTCTGATCGTGCGACGGAACTCCGGGCCGGCGAATGGGCCATCTTTGACGCTTCCGTGCCGACTTCATTTCTGATTCCGGACGGCAGTCGAACGATCGGGGTGACCGTTAGTCATCGATATTGCGAACATTGGCCGCGCACTCAGCTTGGCGGAACCCGCCTGGAGAGGTCGGCTGAGAGCCGGGTTGCACTCTCAATGATTTCCGAGGCGTTGGGATCTGCCGAATGGCCGAATTTGCGCGTTCAGGCTTCGATGGAAGTTCTGTTTATGGATGCTGTGGAGGCAAGTCTGCCTGCGAGCGCTGCCAAACGGAGCGCCTTCATCCCGAACGCTGCGAAAATCGACCAGGTGAGACAGGCCATTGAGGTTCAGTTGAGTAATCCCGATCTCGGCCCCGACGGCATCGGCCGATCTGTCGGCCTGTCCCGCCGCTCGCTGTACCGGCTGGTCCGTCGGATCAATCAGACGCCTATGGGGTTGGTCCAAGAGCTACGTCTCGCGCGAGCTGCGCGATTGTTGCGAGACCGCGCGGAGGAACCTCAGAGCATCACCGACGTGTCGTACCTCGTCGGCTTCGTCGACCCCGCGCATTTCAGCCGGGTGTTCCGGGCACGATACGGGCAATCGCCCAGGCAATGGTCGTCGTCCCGCACCGACGGGCAGGCCCCTGCGAGATAA
- a CDS encoding 3-hydroxyacyl-CoA dehydrogenase NAD-binding domain-containing protein — protein sequence MTAIDYARDDQGIVTLTMDMPGQAVNTMTQAFRDAYREAVERIEQEREKIIGVILTSNKPTFFAGGDLKGLLAANDAAALFARAEATKATMRRLEKLGKPVVAAINGAALGGGFELGLACHARFAINDGGLQLGLPETTLGLIPGAGGIVRLVCMLGLEAAMPLVLDGVVLGAERALELKLLNGLARDEDELLAEARSWILDNPDASQPWDRKGFRIPGSTPDAAAPLAWLRTAPTLLMKKHRLRYPALEAAMSAAVEGAAVDFDTASRIESRYLAKVAVGGVAKNMIRTLFFQMNEIKARKSRPEGIPDASFARIGVLGAGLMGRGIAQVAAQRGISVVLKDVSREQAEKAKSQIQSGLERQVEKGRLSADRISAALALIKPTGSPSDLAGSELIIEAVFEDRDLKRSVTQEAEPYLAHGGIFASNTSTLPITGLAQASASPANYVGLHFFSPVDRMPLVEIIKGATTSAETLARAYDFVRQINKTPIVVNDSRGFFTSRVFGTFTREAGAMLAEGVDPAAIENAAIWAGMPAGPLAVMDETSLALAWSVRLQTIADLQAAGKSAPAHPHWAVVDRMVNGLKRPGRAGGRGFYEYPAGGKKRIWPGLREHFPPSSAQIPLEELSDRFLFIQAIEAVRCLEEKIIESSRDANIGAVLGIGYPRWTGGPLQYIDMIGPKPFALRASELATKYGDRFHPPRMLVQMADGDGRFCA from the coding sequence ATGACCGCCATCGACTATGCTAGGGATGATCAGGGCATCGTCACGCTGACCATGGATATGCCGGGTCAGGCCGTGAACACCATGACCCAGGCGTTCCGTGACGCTTACCGTGAGGCGGTGGAGCGGATCGAGCAGGAACGCGAGAAGATCATCGGGGTCATCCTCACCTCGAACAAGCCGACGTTCTTTGCCGGCGGAGATCTCAAGGGGCTGCTCGCTGCTAATGACGCCGCGGCGCTCTTTGCCCGTGCCGAAGCCACCAAGGCGACGATGCGTCGGCTGGAGAAGTTGGGAAAGCCCGTGGTCGCGGCCATCAATGGTGCTGCGCTCGGCGGCGGTTTCGAGCTCGGCCTCGCCTGTCATGCGCGGTTCGCCATCAACGACGGAGGCCTTCAACTCGGTCTTCCGGAGACCACTCTCGGGCTCATTCCGGGTGCCGGAGGTATCGTGCGCCTGGTCTGCATGCTGGGGCTCGAAGCTGCGATGCCGCTCGTCCTCGACGGCGTAGTCCTCGGTGCGGAACGCGCCCTTGAACTGAAATTGCTGAATGGGCTCGCGCGGGACGAAGACGAGTTGCTCGCGGAGGCGCGCAGTTGGATCTTGGACAATCCCGATGCCAGCCAGCCGTGGGATCGCAAAGGCTTTCGCATTCCAGGATCGACGCCCGATGCCGCGGCGCCGCTGGCTTGGCTGCGAACCGCGCCTACGCTGCTGATGAAGAAGCACCGCCTGCGTTACCCGGCCCTGGAAGCCGCGATGTCTGCGGCGGTCGAAGGGGCTGCCGTCGATTTTGACACGGCATCTCGGATCGAGAGCCGTTACCTCGCGAAGGTCGCGGTTGGTGGCGTTGCCAAGAACATGATCCGGACGTTGTTCTTCCAGATGAACGAAATCAAGGCCAGGAAGAGCCGGCCGGAGGGCATTCCCGACGCCAGTTTCGCGCGAATCGGAGTGTTGGGTGCCGGACTGATGGGCCGTGGCATCGCCCAGGTCGCCGCTCAACGGGGCATCTCCGTCGTGTTGAAGGACGTTAGCCGGGAGCAGGCGGAAAAGGCAAAATCGCAGATCCAGAGCGGACTTGAGAGACAGGTCGAGAAAGGCCGATTGTCGGCGGATCGCATTAGTGCTGCCCTTGCCTTGATCAAGCCGACCGGGAGCCCGAGCGATCTTGCAGGATCAGAATTGATCATCGAAGCGGTGTTCGAAGATCGTGACCTCAAGCGAAGCGTCACTCAGGAGGCCGAGCCATATTTGGCGCACGGGGGTATTTTTGCGTCCAACACGTCGACGCTTCCGATCACGGGGCTCGCGCAAGCCTCGGCCAGTCCGGCGAACTACGTCGGATTGCATTTCTTCTCTCCCGTAGATCGGATGCCGCTCGTCGAGATCATCAAGGGAGCGACGACCTCGGCGGAGACTTTGGCCCGGGCCTACGACTTCGTACGGCAGATCAACAAGACGCCGATCGTGGTGAACGACAGCCGCGGCTTCTTCACGAGCCGCGTGTTCGGAACCTTCACGCGCGAAGCAGGCGCGATGCTGGCCGAGGGCGTGGATCCTGCAGCAATCGAAAACGCGGCGATCTGGGCCGGAATGCCCGCCGGCCCTCTCGCCGTCATGGATGAAACCTCTCTTGCGCTGGCTTGGAGTGTTCGCCTCCAGACCATCGCTGACCTCCAGGCCGCGGGTAAGTCGGCGCCTGCCCATCCTCATTGGGCCGTTGTCGACAGAATGGTCAACGGGTTGAAGCGGCCCGGTCGAGCCGGAGGCCGCGGCTTCTATGAATATCCCGCCGGTGGCAAGAAACGCATCTGGCCCGGCTTGCGTGAGCACTTTCCGCCGAGTTCGGCACAAATTCCTCTCGAGGAGTTGTCCGACCGTTTTCTCTTTATCCAAGCCATCGAAGCCGTGCGCTGCCTCGAGGAAAAAATCATCGAATCTTCCCGGGACGCAAACATCGGTGCGGTGCTAGGCATCGGTTATCCACGGTGGACCGGCGGACCTCTTCAATACATCGACATGATTGGCCCGAAGCCGTTCGCTCTACGCGCCTCCGAACTCGCTACGAAATACGGCGACCGCTTTCATCCGCCGCGCATGCTGGTGCAGATGGCCGACGGTGACGGCCGATTCTGCGCCTGA
- a CDS encoding CaiB/BaiF CoA transferase family protein, whose amino-acid sequence MTTTGRPQLPPPRLRVPGAPSPLQGLRVIDFSHFIAGPMCTLFLADMGADVIKIENAANGDDFRRFQPHLGGEGVPFLWVNRNKKGVALDLTNEAAQKIATELVASADILVENFSRGVMERFGLGYDAMHKLNPRLIYCSVSAYGRDGAMADRLGFDPVIQAETGFMSMNGFSDQPGVRTGPAIMDISTGMTAAIAVLGALTARQNTGLGQRVETALFDTAALMLGFHAMNYLATGRNPTRAGNRSADSTPTGTFQTADGPLYVTCANDRTFRRLVTNVLERPDLAEDPRFVSNRDRMAHRDELTAIIEGILAGHSSERWAAKMQAAGVPAGVVRTIEDAFSSFEMAERALASSIPHPTAGDIPNIGSPLRFSETPVLDPIAAPTLGQHTTEVLEHVLGYGPERIAELRTAGAFGSSG is encoded by the coding sequence GTGACCACGACAGGCCGTCCCCAGCTTCCGCCGCCGCGCCTGAGAGTGCCGGGCGCGCCCTCGCCGCTTCAGGGGTTGCGTGTCATCGACTTCTCGCACTTCATCGCGGGACCCATGTGCACGCTCTTCCTTGCGGACATGGGCGCCGACGTAATCAAGATCGAGAACGCGGCGAATGGGGACGATTTTCGCCGTTTCCAACCTCACCTCGGCGGTGAAGGCGTGCCGTTCCTCTGGGTCAATCGTAACAAGAAAGGCGTCGCGCTCGATCTTACGAACGAAGCTGCGCAAAAAATCGCAACCGAACTCGTCGCGTCGGCCGACATCCTGGTGGAGAATTTCTCGCGCGGGGTGATGGAGCGGTTCGGCCTCGGCTACGATGCGATGCATAAACTCAACCCTCGCCTGATCTATTGCAGCGTCTCGGCCTATGGCCGCGACGGCGCAATGGCTGATCGTCTGGGCTTCGATCCGGTGATCCAGGCCGAGACCGGCTTCATGTCGATGAACGGTTTTTCGGACCAGCCAGGTGTCCGCACCGGCCCCGCGATCATGGACATCTCCACTGGCATGACGGCCGCGATTGCCGTGCTCGGCGCCTTGACCGCACGCCAGAACACTGGGCTGGGGCAGCGTGTCGAGACAGCGTTGTTCGATACCGCTGCGCTGATGCTGGGCTTTCACGCGATGAACTATCTTGCGACGGGTCGCAATCCGACTCGCGCCGGCAACCGCAGCGCCGATAGCACGCCGACGGGCACCTTCCAGACGGCAGACGGCCCGCTCTATGTCACCTGCGCGAATGATCGAACCTTTCGTCGCCTTGTCACGAACGTGCTGGAGCGGCCCGACCTGGCCGAGGATCCTCGCTTCGTAAGCAACCGCGACCGGATGGCGCATCGCGACGAGTTGACCGCCATCATCGAAGGGATTCTTGCCGGCCACTCCAGCGAACGGTGGGCCGCCAAGATGCAGGCCGCGGGCGTGCCGGCCGGCGTCGTCAGAACGATCGAAGACGCTTTCAGCTCTTTCGAAATGGCCGAGCGTGCGCTCGCGTCGTCCATTCCGCATCCGACAGCAGGCGACATACCGAACATCGGATCCCCATTGCGTTTCAGCGAAACGCCTGTTCTCGACCCGATCGCCGCCCCGACTCTCGGGCAGCATACGACCGAGGTGCTGGAGCACGTTCTCGGTTATGGGCCCGAACGCATTGCTGAACTGAGAACGGCGGGCGCATTCGGATCGTCAGGCTGA
- a CDS encoding ABC transporter substrate-binding protein, translating to MARRVVAAGLGLFLCSGLAYGEPLKIGVLTDMSGVIADTVGRGSVIAAELAVSDAGGVVLGRPIEIVSADHQLKPDVGLTIARRWFDEDHVDAIADVPVSTIALGIQNLAHAKGKIALISGAGTLDLYGKSCSPTGFVWTFDTSVLPRATVLSAAESGVKKWFVVGPDYSFGHQMERAVADVVKETGGQLVGTRRAAIGTSDYASLLLAAQEARPDAIASSFAGHDGVLLIENAVEFGLLQKGMRIASLMLFDSDVHSLGLDRMKGIYTTTAFYWDTDDNTRSFAKRFSEKMGRPPSALQAGVYSSVTHYLKAVKAAGSTSGPEVAKKMHELPISDLTTPSARIRADGRVMRDMLLVQVKSPEESKAPWDYFKIVRRMKAEELMPEAPNPDCKLATQ from the coding sequence ATGGCAAGACGAGTCGTCGCCGCGGGACTGGGCTTGTTCCTGTGTAGCGGTTTGGCGTATGGCGAGCCGCTGAAGATCGGTGTCTTGACCGACATGTCGGGCGTCATCGCCGATACGGTCGGTCGCGGCTCGGTCATTGCCGCGGAGCTGGCGGTCAGCGACGCCGGCGGCGTGGTCCTTGGTCGACCGATCGAGATCGTCTCGGCCGACCACCAACTGAAGCCGGACGTTGGTCTGACCATCGCCCGACGGTGGTTCGACGAGGACCATGTTGACGCGATTGCCGACGTTCCCGTGTCCACCATCGCTCTCGGAATCCAGAATCTCGCGCATGCGAAGGGAAAGATCGCCCTGATCTCGGGAGCCGGGACCCTCGATCTCTATGGCAAATCGTGCTCGCCGACAGGCTTTGTGTGGACATTCGATACCAGCGTTTTGCCGCGCGCCACCGTTCTGAGCGCAGCCGAGTCCGGCGTGAAGAAGTGGTTCGTAGTCGGGCCCGACTATTCCTTTGGACACCAGATGGAGCGGGCCGTCGCCGACGTCGTGAAGGAGACCGGGGGACAACTGGTCGGCACGCGGCGCGCGGCGATAGGTACGTCGGATTATGCCTCGCTCCTTCTGGCGGCGCAGGAAGCGCGACCGGACGCGATTGCCTCGTCCTTTGCCGGCCACGACGGCGTCCTTCTCATCGAGAACGCTGTTGAATTCGGCCTGCTGCAGAAGGGAATGCGCATAGCGAGCCTGATGTTGTTCGACTCCGACGTGCACAGCCTCGGCTTGGACCGCATGAAAGGCATCTATACGACGACAGCATTTTACTGGGATACGGACGACAACACCCGCAGCTTTGCGAAGCGGTTCAGTGAGAAAATGGGACGACCGCCGTCCGCCCTTCAGGCCGGAGTCTATAGCTCGGTCACGCACTACCTGAAGGCCGTCAAGGCTGCGGGCTCGACATCCGGACCGGAGGTCGCAAAGAAGATGCACGAGCTGCCGATCTCGGACCTCACGACCCCTTCGGCCAGGATCCGGGCAGATGGCCGCGTGATGCGCGACATGCTGCTGGTCCAGGTCAAATCGCCGGAGGAATCAAAGGCCCCGTGGGACTATTTCAAGATCGTCCGGCGCATGAAAGCCGAAGAGTTGATGCCGGAGGCGCCCAATCCGGACTGCAAACTGGCAACGCAGTAG
- a CDS encoding acetyl-CoA C-acetyltransferase, whose product MSEAIIFDAIRTPRGKGRRDGALYEVGPVQLLAGLMQELERRTEIDTALINDVLIGCVQPYGEQGGVIAKTAALAAGWSWTGPGLQLNRYCGSGLDAVNLAAQKIRSGWDDLIVAGGVESMSRMGIGAAPSVRDYQPRLSFELKMIPQGVSADLLATLDGRAREDVDAYALRSQQLAAQARAEGRFDGSLVPVRDINGVVLLAADDAIRADATMEGLAKLKPSFAEMGEFGGFDAIAMSKYPQVEEIRHVHTAGNSSGIVDGAALMLIGSAEKGSELGLRPRARIIATAALGVEPTIMLIGPAPVAEAALRKAGLSFEDIDLYEVNEAFASVVLRFLDETKVPLAKVNVNGGAIALGHPLGASGCVLVGTLLDELERRELKRGLVTLCAADGMGVAAVIERV is encoded by the coding sequence ATGAGTGAAGCGATTATCTTCGATGCGATCCGCACGCCGCGAGGCAAGGGAAGGAGGGACGGCGCGCTGTACGAAGTGGGGCCGGTTCAACTCCTGGCCGGGCTGATGCAAGAGCTGGAGCGGCGGACTGAAATCGATACCGCGCTGATCAACGATGTTCTGATCGGCTGCGTGCAGCCGTATGGCGAGCAGGGTGGCGTGATCGCCAAGACCGCCGCGCTCGCCGCTGGATGGTCCTGGACGGGGCCGGGCCTTCAGCTCAACCGCTATTGCGGCTCGGGCCTCGATGCCGTGAATCTGGCAGCGCAGAAGATCCGTTCCGGGTGGGACGACTTGATCGTTGCCGGTGGCGTCGAATCGATGTCGCGCATGGGCATCGGCGCAGCACCGAGTGTGCGTGATTATCAGCCGCGGTTGTCGTTCGAGCTAAAGATGATTCCGCAGGGTGTGAGCGCGGACTTGCTGGCCACGCTCGATGGTCGGGCGCGCGAGGATGTCGATGCCTACGCGCTGCGCTCGCAACAACTGGCGGCGCAAGCGCGCGCCGAAGGCCGCTTCGATGGATCTCTTGTGCCGGTGCGCGATATCAATGGCGTCGTCCTGCTCGCGGCGGACGACGCAATCAGGGCAGATGCGACGATGGAGGGGCTGGCGAAGCTCAAGCCGTCCTTTGCCGAGATGGGCGAGTTCGGCGGTTTCGACGCCATCGCAATGTCGAAATATCCTCAGGTCGAGGAGATCAGGCACGTTCATACGGCCGGAAATTCCTCGGGCATCGTCGACGGCGCTGCGCTCATGCTGATCGGCAGCGCCGAAAAGGGGAGCGAACTCGGCCTGAGGCCACGCGCGCGGATCATCGCGACGGCCGCGCTCGGCGTCGAACCGACGATCATGCTCATTGGGCCTGCACCGGTCGCGGAAGCGGCGCTCCGCAAGGCGGGGTTGAGCTTCGAAGACATTGATCTCTACGAGGTCAACGAGGCGTTCGCGAGCGTAGTGTTGCGCTTCCTGGATGAAACGAAGGTGCCGCTGGCGAAAGTCAACGTCAACGGCGGCGCGATCGCGCTTGGGCATCCGTTGGGCGCAAGCGGATGCGTGCTGGTTGGGACGTTGCTCGACGAGTTGGAGCGGCGCGAGCTGAAGCGCGGCCTTGTCACATTGTGCGCAGCTGACGGCATGGGCGTCGCAGCTGTCATTGAACGTGTTTGA
- a CDS encoding CaiB/BaiF CoA transferase family protein, whose product MIWLSSGWPATSLLGGRGDLVAAVFQGLKVIDSATFVAGPAAAVILADFGADVVKIEPVGVGDPQRVLGRLPNLPKADHNYAWTVAARSKRTLGLDLKTETGRTILGQLVRSADVFITNQSPASRTRLGISYEQLSEINPRLVYAALTGYGETGPEAERPGFDAHAYWARSGLADNVRPDLESSPAAPTLGMGDQPTAVTLYAGIVTALLHRERTGRGSYVTSSLLANGVWSNAASIQAVLCGGEIQYRLPRKATRNALTCFYRCADDRWFMISLVQEERDWPRFCDAIDRSALIEDSRFSALATRRANAAELVALLDDLFASRISSDWQRIFQAADLTAAIVAKAGDLVGDDQMYHAGALVRAEWMPGRGAIVDSPFRISGVTKRPPSPAPELGQHSGEILEELGYSDEEIARLKVSGVVG is encoded by the coding sequence ATGATCTGGCTGTCATCTGGATGGCCGGCAACAAGTCTGCTTGGCGGCAGGGGGGATCTGGTGGCTGCCGTGTTCCAGGGTCTGAAAGTCATTGACAGCGCCACCTTTGTCGCCGGCCCGGCGGCGGCCGTGATCCTCGCGGACTTCGGTGCGGACGTCGTCAAGATCGAGCCGGTCGGCGTCGGCGATCCGCAGCGGGTCCTCGGTCGTCTTCCTAACCTGCCAAAAGCCGACCATAACTACGCGTGGACAGTTGCCGCGCGCAGCAAGCGTACGCTGGGGTTGGACCTCAAGACCGAGACTGGTCGAACCATCCTGGGGCAGCTCGTGCGTTCCGCCGATGTTTTCATTACCAACCAGTCCCCGGCTTCACGCACTCGGCTCGGGATCAGCTATGAGCAGCTTTCGGAAATCAATCCGCGTCTCGTCTATGCGGCGCTCACCGGCTACGGGGAGACAGGCCCCGAAGCCGAAAGACCGGGCTTTGATGCCCATGCCTATTGGGCTCGATCGGGATTGGCCGACAACGTACGTCCCGACCTCGAGAGCTCTCCTGCGGCACCCACGCTGGGGATGGGCGATCAACCAACGGCGGTCACCCTCTACGCCGGGATTGTCACGGCGCTTCTTCACCGGGAGCGCACGGGCCGCGGAAGCTACGTCACGTCATCGCTGCTTGCCAACGGAGTCTGGTCGAATGCGGCATCGATCCAGGCGGTCCTGTGCGGTGGCGAGATCCAGTACCGCCTCCCCCGAAAAGCCACCCGGAACGCTTTGACGTGCTTTTATCGGTGCGCTGACGACCGCTGGTTCATGATCAGCCTGGTGCAGGAGGAACGCGACTGGCCGCGCTTCTGCGACGCAATCGACCGCTCCGCCTTGATCGAGGACTCACGCTTTTCGGCGCTCGCAACACGGCGCGCCAATGCGGCCGAGCTTGTGGCACTTCTCGACGACCTGTTTGCGAGCCGCATCTCGTCCGATTGGCAACGCATCTTTCAGGCGGCTGACCTGACCGCGGCGATCGTGGCCAAGGCCGGAGATCTGGTCGGCGACGACCAGATGTATCATGCCGGCGCGCTTGTCAGAGCCGAGTGGATGCCGGGGCGTGGCGCAATCGTGGACAGCCCGTTCCGAATAAGCGGTGTCACAAAAAGGCCCCCAAGCCCCGCACCGGAACTGGGCCAGCACAGTGGGGAAATCCTGGAGGAGCTTGGATATTCCGACGAGGAGATTGCTCGCCTGAAAGTATCTGGCGTTGTCGGCTGA
- a CDS encoding cytochrome P450 has product MVGRIDDQVVDPATYGTPHKYDEIFAELRRSDPVRWTEPAGYRPFWTIAKHSDILEIERQNDKFINDPRTSLVPIEEEERRVRAGNAKLVRTLITMDEPDHRAYRGITQAWFMPVNLRKIEGEIKNLAGEFVALMDERGGRCDFVNDVALWYPLRIIMTILGVPREDDAKMLKFTQALLASSDKDLSGGSNNFQSRQVAAQEFFAYFGAIAEDRRRNPKDDLASIIANASVGGNPAGVFESLSYYLVIATAGHDTTSSAMAGGLHALIEHPAEFRRLRESPELLNSAVEEMLRWTSPVKHFFRTATQDYQLRGKQIRAGDSLMMCFPSGNRDEEVFVDPFAFRVDRTPNRHIAFGHGVHQCLGLNLARMEMKALFTEIVARVDSIELAGEPAWIEANLVSGPKRLPITYRMKSCPVQ; this is encoded by the coding sequence ATGGTCGGACGGATCGATGACCAGGTCGTAGACCCTGCCACGTACGGAACGCCCCACAAGTACGACGAAATCTTCGCCGAACTGCGGCGAAGCGACCCCGTGCGATGGACAGAACCTGCCGGCTATCGGCCGTTCTGGACCATCGCGAAGCACAGCGACATCCTCGAAATCGAGCGGCAGAACGACAAATTCATCAACGATCCGCGTACTAGCCTCGTGCCGATCGAGGAGGAAGAAAGACGAGTCCGCGCGGGGAACGCGAAATTAGTCAGGACGCTCATCACCATGGACGAGCCCGACCATCGTGCTTACCGCGGCATCACACAGGCGTGGTTCATGCCAGTGAACCTGCGCAAGATCGAGGGGGAGATTAAGAATCTTGCCGGAGAGTTTGTCGCTTTGATGGACGAGCGCGGTGGCCGGTGCGATTTCGTCAACGACGTCGCGCTTTGGTACCCCCTGCGGATCATCATGACGATCCTCGGCGTTCCGCGCGAAGACGACGCCAAGATGCTCAAGTTCACGCAAGCTCTGCTCGCTTCGTCGGACAAGGATTTGTCGGGAGGAAGCAACAACTTCCAAAGCCGCCAAGTCGCGGCTCAGGAGTTTTTTGCTTACTTCGGCGCTATCGCGGAGGACCGTCGCAGGAACCCGAAGGACGATCTCGCCTCGATAATCGCCAATGCGTCGGTCGGCGGCAATCCGGCCGGAGTCTTCGAGAGCCTCTCGTACTACCTGGTGATTGCGACCGCGGGCCATGATACGACAAGTTCGGCGATGGCCGGTGGATTGCATGCGTTGATCGAGCATCCGGCGGAGTTCCGTCGGTTGCGCGAGTCGCCGGAGCTGCTGAATTCCGCAGTCGAAGAGATGTTGCGCTGGACCTCGCCGGTGAAGCACTTCTTCCGCACGGCGACTCAGGACTATCAGCTTCGGGGCAAGCAGATCCGTGCCGGCGATTCGCTCATGATGTGCTTTCCATCCGGTAATCGCGACGAGGAGGTTTTCGTCGATCCTTTCGCGTTCCGGGTCGATCGGACGCCCAACCGCCATATCGCTTTCGGGCACGGCGTGCACCAGTGCCTTGGCCTGAACCTTGCGCGGATGGAGATGAAAGCGCTGTTCACGGAAATTGTTGCTCGGGTGGACTCGATCGAACTGGCGGGGGAGCCCGCGTGGATTGAGGCCAATCTGGTCAGTGGCCCGAAGCGGTTGCCGATCACGTACCGTATGAAGAGCTGCCCGGTGCAGTGA